A segment of the Thermoplasmata archaeon genome:
TTCTATAGTTCCAAACCCTTCATTTTTCTCTATTACCTTCCCTCTCAAACCATTGAAATCTAAAATTGTTCCAATTCTCACATTTTTTCCGCCTATAATAGCAGTGCATACATTATCTTTTTTAGAAGTGATCAGAGCCTCAACTTTTCCACCAGTTAATTTTTTTCCGATCATTCTTGCTTTCAGTACCTTTGTGTCATTGAATATTATCAAATCGTCTTTTTCCAAATAATTGATTATGTTATAAAAATAGTCATGAATTATTTTGTCTTGATTGAGTACCATCAATTTTGAATGGTCTCTGGGATCTACCGGATCCTGCGCAATCAATGTTTTAGGAAGATAAAAATCATATGCTTCAAGGCTATTTAAATTCATAATTTACCCTAAATTAGCAGCAATTATTAATGATTTCTATTTATATTATATTCTACATATAACAAAATATTTTATACAATAAAGAATTATAGGATTGGTGTAAATTATATGTATGAGATAAGATTTCATGGTAGAGGTGGACAAGGTGCTGTTATAGCATCTGAGATCTTAGCAACAGCATTTTTTTATGAGAATAAATACGTATCCTCGTTTCCATATTTTGGAGTAGAACGAAGAGGTGCGCCTGTAACTGCTTTCACTAGAGTTGATGATCAACCGGTGCTAGTCAAATCTCAAATTTATGCTCCAGATTTTGTAGTAGTATTGGATCAGGCGCTCATAGATCAAGTTAATGTTACAGCAGGACTTAAAAAAGGTGGCGCAATTTTGATAAATTCAAACAAAGATCCTGATTTTTTTAAGTATGATTCTGCAGTAGCTACAGTCAATGCAACAGAGATAGCGTTATCTCATAATCTAGGCTCTTCCTCTGCACCGATTGTAAATACCGCAATAGTCGGTGCGTTTGCAAAAGCTACCAATACAGTATCTATAGATTCTGTTTGCAAAGCAATCAGGGACAAGATAAATATCTCTCCGGAGGAGAACGTGAAGGCTGCAATTGAAGCCTTTGAAAATACAAAACTAAAAAAAGAGGTGAAATGAAATATGCCAGGTTTTCCAACACCTATAACAACAGTGCCAAGCACCACCAATAAAACTGGTACTTGGAGAACATTCAAACCGGTGATTGATTACAAAAAATGCATCAGGTGCATGATTTGCTGGAAATTCTGCCCTGAACCGGCAATAATCATAGTTCCTAATGATAAATATGGATACCCAAATCCCGCAATATCAAAACTTGACGCGCCAGAGATCGCCTATGATTATTGTAAAGGATGCGGGATCTGTGCCAACGAATGTCCAGTGAAATGTATAAACATGGTATTGGAGGAGCATGAGGAGGGTGGATCAATATGAAAACTATGCTTACAGGCAATGAAGCTGCGGCACATGGAGCCAGATTGGCCAATGTAAAGATTATATCTGCCTATCCTATCACACCACAGACTACAATCGTTGAAAAAATAGCAGAATTTGAAGCTAATGGAGAAATCGATGCAAAATATATACGTGTAGAAAGCGAGCATTCTGCAATGGCAACTTGCATAGCTGCCGAAAATACAGGAGTCAGAACTTTTACGGCCACATCTTCGCATGGGCTGGCTTTAATGCATGAAATGTTAATGTGGGCTGCAGGGGCAAGACTGCCGATTGTGATGAGCGTAGTAAACAGAGCTATGGGACCGCCATGGTCAATCTGGTCTGATCAGCAGGATACCATTGCACAGCGTGATACTGGCTGGATGCAAATTTACGCAGAGAACAATCAGGAAGTACTTGATTCTATATTGATGGCTTATAAAATTGCCGAGGATCCCGCAGTATTATTGCCAATGATGGTGATAGAAGATGCATTCATACTTTCGCATACTACAGAGTCCATTGACTTGCCATTGAAAAAAGATGTGCTTAAGTTTTTGCCTGACTATAAGCCAGAATTTAAGTTAGATATTTCAAATCCTGCAGGATTTGGATCATTAGTTATGCCAGACGGCCCGTTCATGGAGTTCAGGCATAAAAGTGAAATCGCATTGGAACAAGCAAAAACCATAATAAAAAAGGTAGATCTGGAATTTAAAGAGCAATTTGGCAGGTCATATGGAGGCCTTGTTGAAAACTATATGACAGAAGATGCAGAGTATATAATCACAATGTTAGGCAGCACTGCCTCTACTGCAAAATATGTTGTAAACAAAATGCGCAGTGAAGGCAAGAAGGTAGGATTATTAAAGATTCGATCGTTCAGGCCATTTCCGGTAGAAGAGATTCGTAACACTGCCAAAAACGTAAAGGTGCTTGGAGTAATGGATAAGAGCTATACATACGGGCATGGTGGTGCACTGTTCAATGAAGTCACATCATCACTGTACAATCATAAAAGTGCGATAGTAAAGAATTACATTACTGGGCTGGGTGGCAGAGATATTACGCCGGAGCTGATTGAACAAATGTTTGAAAACATGATACAGATAGGAAAGAGCGGGCTTGATAAGGAGATCGAGTGGGTAAATTTAAATATTGATTTGGAGGCGAGTTTATGAGAAATCTGACTATACCAGAGCAGGAATTGATGTTACCGGGGCACACTGCATGTATGGGCTGTGGAGCAACAATCGCCATGCGCTATGTTTTAAAAGCACTGGGAAAAGATACAATATTGTCAATACCTGCCTGTTGCTGGGCAGTTATCCCGGGCGTATACCCTGCACGAGCACTGGAAGTTCCTTTGCTATATACAGCATTTGAGGTTACTGGCGCTGCCATATCTGGCATAAGAGAGGCTTTGAACGTGCAAGGGAAAGAAAACATTAATGTTGTAGGTTTTGCTGGTGATGGCGGTACTGCAGATATCGGAATACAATCGCTAAGCGGTGCAGTTGAACGCGGGCATAATGTGTTTTACATTATGTATGATAATGAAGCATATATGAACACAGGGATCCAGAGATCCTCAGAAACGCCGTATGGAGCATGGACCACTACCACGCAGATCGGCAAGCTGAGAGACTGGAAAAAAGAGCAGAAGAAAGATATGGTTGCAATAATGGTTGCTCATCATATTCCTTACGTTGCAACAGCCAGTATTGGCTATCCGGAAGACATGATTAAAAAGTTACAGAAGGCGAAGGATATTGAAGGTCCTAAATTTTTTCACATCTTTGCATCATGTCCTACAGGCTGGAAATCTCCACCTGCCAAAAGTGTAGAGATCGCAAAATTGGCAGTTGAAACAAAAATATTTCCTCTTTACGAGGTAGTTAACGGTGTTTATAATATTACATACAAACCACAGAAGAAAGTTGATATTAAAAAGTATCTCGAGTTGCAAGGTAGATTCAGGCACTTAACTGATGAAGACATAAACGAGATCCAGAACATTGCTGAAAAGAATTATGAACAGCTACTAGAAAAAGAAAAATGGACAAACTCCAAGTTGTGAGTAGAGATGCCCTATAATTATCTTTATGAAGATAATGTAAATAAAACGTATTTCATACTTTCGAACGAGGCCATAGTGAGGGGTGCACTGGAAAGCGGTGTAGACATTGTAGCTACCTATCCTGGCACACCCACATCCGAGATTGGAGACATATTTTCAAAAATTGCAAAAGATGCAGGAGTCTATTTTGAATATTCTACAAATGAGAGTGTTGCGCTTGGTGTAGCTGCAGCTGCAAGCAGTTCTGGTCTAAGAGCTATGGCTTTTATGAAGCATGTGGGTTTAAATGTAGCCTCAGATTTTTTGATGACCACAGCATATATAGGTGCCAAAGGTGGCTTTGTGATCATTACAGGCGATGATCCATCAATGCATTCTTCCCAGAATGAACAGGACAACAGACATTATGCCGAACTTGCACACTTACCATTAATAGAGCCATCATCACCACAAGAAGCAAAAGATTTTCTCAAGCAGGCTTTTGATATCTCAGAATCTTTGAAGCTTCCGGTTCTTTTCAGGACCACTACGAGAGTTAACCATTTAAGGGGACAGGTAACGTTCGGAGCGCTTAGGAAAAACAAGAAAAAATCAGAATTTATAAAAGATCCAGAGAGCTTAGTGCCATTGCCGTCCAATGCTTACAAAATGCGTAAGAGTCTTGAAGAAAAAAATAAGGAAGCGCTAAAATATTCAAACGATTCAACACTGAACAAAATTGAAGACGCGCAATCTGAATATGGGGCGATAACAAGCGGAGCAGGATATAATGTTTTGAAAGATGTAATAACTGATAATAGTATAAATATCAAACTGTTAAAATTAGGATTTACGAGACCTGTTCCTGATGCTTTAATTTTAAAATTTATAAAATCTGTAAAAAAGCTGATAATTGTGGAAGAGCTGGATCCTTATTTAGAGAAAGAGGTTAGAACGTTAGCGCAGTTAAATGGAGTAGATATAGAGATATTTGGTAAAATGAACGGCTATTTTCCAAGCATGTACGAATATAATTCTGATGTAGTATACAGTGGCATAGCAAAGGCACTGAACCTAAAAACCTTGGAAAACCCGAAATTTGAAGCAGATCTAAATATACCATCAAGGCCGCCGGTACTGTGCCCCGGCTGTCCGCATAGAGCTACATATTATGCGACTAAGACAGCATTGAAACAGCTCAGAATTAACAATGCAATAGTATCCTCCGACATAGGCTGTTATACATTAGGAATACAGAAACCATATGAACTTGCAGACTTTTTGCTTGCAATGGGCTCTTCGATCAGTGCTGCTACAGGATTTGCCAAAGCCACAGATCAGCCTGTAATATCATTTATTGGTGATTCCACGTTTTTCCATAATGGTATACCGGGTTTGATCAATGCAGTGCACAATAAATCCAATTTATTACTGATTATTCTTGATAACCGCACCACTGCAATGACAGGGCATCAGTCTAATCCGGGAATGCCTATTGACGGCATGAACCAGCAGGCTCCAGAGCTATCAATAGAAAATATTGTGAAGGCTATAGGCGTAGAGTTTGTAAAGGTAGTTGATCCGTACGATCTGAAGACAATGACTAAAGCGATAAGAGAAGGATTGGAGTATCCAAAGACCTCTGTGATTATTGCTAAAAGAGAGTGTGCATTGCTTATGGACGCTAGAAACAGAAAGAATTCTACATGGACTACATATCACATAAATCAGGATAAATGTACACAATGTATGAACTGCGTATCTCACTTTTCTTGTCCTGCCATATTTACAGAAAACGGAAAAGTTTACATAAACGCCACGCTATGCGATGGATGTGGAGTATGTGCAGAGCCGCAAGTTTGTGGATTTAAAGCAATTGAGGTGAGCAAAAGTGACTAATCTCAGCATCTTATTTGCGGGTGTGGGCGGAGAAGGTGTGGTTACAACTGGCGCTGTTTTAGGAGACACGCTTACCAGAAAGGGTATTAAAGTGGTAATGTCAGAGGTACATGGGATGGCGCAGCGCGGTGGCATTGTGACAGTAGAGATGAAAGTGGGGGCTTGCAACAGTCCTATCATAGGCATAGGCAAAGCAGACATAATTGTGGGGTTTGAGCCTATTGAAACGTACAGAGTGCTAAATAAAGGAAACAAAGATACAAAGATAATAATGAACAGCAGCAGGATCGTACCTTTTACTGTATCTGTAGGAGAATCGGAGTATCCTGATTTTGATAAGATCGTGGAAAACATTAAAAAATACTTTAATAGTTTGTATATTATAGATGCTGAGTCGCTGGCAATCAAAGCCGGTAACTCAATTGTCGAGAACATTGTGTTATTGGGTGCTCTTACAGCATTGAATATTATTCCTGTGAACAAGGAAGATGTTATGGAGAGCATAAAGACTGCATTCTCAAACAAGCGTTATGAATCAATGAATATTACTGCGTTCGAGCTTGGATATAACTTCATTAAAGCACATTAAAAATGGAAGACATAATAATAATAGGTGGCGGTCCATCAGGTCTGAAACTTGCGTCTATAGTGGGTAGATACATTAATACAACAATTTTGGAAGAACATTATGAGATCGGCAGGCCCAGCCATTGTACAGGGCTATTTTCCAAGCCAGTGTTTGAGATGGCGTCTGCAAAAGCGGTGACTAATCGAGTGCGTGGAGCTATTATTAAACTTGATGATCTGGAATTCTCAATTACCAAGAAAGAGGACGTAGCTTATGTGGTTGAAAGAAGCGATTTTGACAAAAACATGGCATATGAAGCAATCAATAACAATGCCAAGCTTCAGCTAGGAGCCAGAGTCAAAGAAATAATTAAAAGTAATAACAGAACGATAGTAAAATACAGGAAAGACGGAAACCTGAAAGAGCTGGAAGGAGCAGTAATAGTTGGAGCGGACGGATATGCCAGTATGGTGAGAAGATACATGAACCAGAGTGTACCCAAATTTCTGGGTGGCATACAGCTGAGGGTTTCAGGTGCATCTATAGATGATGATTATGTAAAAATACTGATTGGCTCTGATATTGCGCCCGGCTTTTTTGGATGGATCGTGCCAGAAGGAGAGAAAATGGCTAAAGTGGGGCTTGCTACAGACAAAGGGTATGCGGTTCAGTTTCTTAAAAAGATATTAAAAGATGAAACATTGAAAAATGCTAGGATTCTTGCAGTAGAAGGGGGCGTAATACCGATAGGAACGGTCAAAAACATGGTATTTGAAAACTTAATGTTAATTGGAGATGCTGCTGGATTTGTTAAAGCCACATCCGGTGGTGGAGTGTACATGGGCTTAAAAAGCAGCATCAATGCATCGAAGGTAATATTAAATCATTTTAAAGATAGTTCATACAGCCTTACAAACTTCGAAAAATTGAATGCAAAGCTTTTGAAAGAGCTTAAAATAGATCTGAAAATTCACAATATCTATTCATCTTTTTCAGACTCTGAGCTAAAAGATCTTTTTACTATTTTAAGCAAGAGAGAGAACGTGGAAATAATAGAAAAGTATGGGGATATAGATTACCCTTCAAAAGTTGCATTCGCGCTTTTAAAGCGTAATCTGGCACTTTTAAAGTATGGATCTAGATTACTGAAAAAGTGAGTTTGCATATAATAAAATATATATTATGCTATCATTTATCTATTAATCCGGTGATAGTTTGGACATAGTAGATCAGTTTTTGCATATATTCATTCCCATATTCGTTATAGTGGATCCATTTGCGTCCGTAGCTTTATTTATCAGTTTAACTGCCGGGCTTCCAAAACCTGCAACGGATAAGATCATAAAAGAGTCTGTGTTATGGGGGTTTTTGATATTGCTAGTATTTGCATTGATCGGCTCTTATATTCTTGACTTTTTCGGGATAAGCATAGAAGCATTAATGATCGCAGGAGGATTGTTAATGCTGATCGTGGGTATAGAGATGGTAAGAGAGGGAGATAAACCAAGAGCCACAAGAAAAGGACAGGAAGAAGAAGAGATTGGTGATATAGGTATAGTGCCTCTGGCCACTCCGATGCTTGCGGGCCCAGGTGCCATATCCCTGATGATCATACTGGTTGCAAACTATGACTTATGGATTGTTTTAATATCGACAATACTGGTATTTTTGATTGTGTTCTTATTTTTCAAGTTTTCATCGATGGTATACAGTGTGCTTGGCATGAAAGGCGCAAGAGCGTTTACGAGAGTGATGGGATTGTTGGTAGCGGCATTTGCAATGCAATATATACTTAACGGTATTGGAATATGGTACATACATCTATGATATTTGTGTACCATAGATTTCCTTAAGATTAAAGCAAAAAAGATATATTACGATTCATATCATATGATCTGATGTTTAATGCACATGTAAAAGTATTGACAGGTTCTAAGATTGACACTGAGATGGAAAAAATAAAGGTTGCGAGAGAGGGTATTGAAATAATGAAGCCAAAAGCACAATTTTTCATAGTGAAGCTAGAGCAGGTTCCAATAAAGGATGCCATAATCCTAAAGCAGGAATCTTTAAGCTGCGGGTGTGATGCAGCATTGGCATGGAATGTAGTATCTTTAAAGGCAGAGTTTACCGACGCGCTGGTATTTGGCTCTGGAAAGGAACTGGAATTATTAATAAAAAAAATGAAAAAGCAACCTTTTAACGGTAAGAAAATAGCAGAGGAAATAGAAGTAGCAGTATCCAATTTTCAGAAAAGCGAGTATCAAATCTCAACAGTCTCTAAGGTTATAAAAATACCTTATAGAAGGGTGATGGGAATACTTAACATCACACCTGACTCTTTTTCTGATGGTGGGAAGTATATTGATCCAGATCATGCGTTAGAGCGGGCTAAAGAGATAGAAAGAGAAGGCGCAGACATATTAGATATCGGTGCTGAGAGCACCAAACCTTATTCAAAACCAATATCTATAGAAGAAGAACTGAATCGACTGATGCCCGTGCTTGAAGCAATAAGGGACCAGATAAAGATTCCGATATCCATTGATACTTACAAATGGCAGGTAGCAGATAAAGCTTTAAAATTAGGAGCGGATATAATCAATGATGTTTACGGACTCAAAGACGAAGCCATGTTAAAGGTCATAAAAGATTTTGGTGCTGGAGTAGTGATAATGCACATGAAAGGAACCCCGCAAACTATGCAGAACGCACCTCATTATGATGATCTGATCTCTGAAATATCTCGATTTTTAAAAGATAGAGCCACAACAGCTATAATGAATGGCATTGAACCTGAAAAGATTATGATAGACCCGGGTATAGGGTTTGGAAAAACTGTAGAACATAATTTAAGCATATTAAACAACCTGCAGGATTTAAAGAGTTTAGGTTTTCCGATTGTTGTAGGAACTTCTAAAAAAGGATTTATTGGAGAGATAACTGGAACTCCGGTAGAAAGAAGAATGATGGGCAGCTTGGCTACGGCATTGATAGCAATGCATAATGGTGCATCCGTGATAAGGGCTCATGACGTGAAAGAAACAAAAGAGATAATCAAGATATTTGAATCTGTAACAGCTGAGAAAAAATATAGTTAGAAAAAGCGATTATATATAGTGTATGATAAGGTATTAACAATGAAAACTAAGGGATGAAAGGGCTTTGGGTTATACCCACAAAGT
Coding sequences within it:
- a CDS encoding 2-oxoacid:acceptor oxidoreductase family protein, whose amino-acid sequence is MYEIRFHGRGGQGAVIASEILATAFFYENKYVSSFPYFGVERRGAPVTAFTRVDDQPVLVKSQIYAPDFVVVLDQALIDQVNVTAGLKKGGAILINSNKDPDFFKYDSAVATVNATEIALSHNLGSSSAPIVNTAIVGAFAKATNTVSIDSVCKAIRDKINISPEENVKAAIEAFENTKLKKEVK
- a CDS encoding 4Fe-4S binding protein; this encodes MPGFPTPITTVPSTTNKTGTWRTFKPVIDYKKCIRCMICWKFCPEPAIIIVPNDKYGYPNPAISKLDAPEIAYDYCKGCGICANECPVKCINMVLEEHEEGGSI
- the porA gene encoding pyruvate ferredoxin oxidoreductase gives rise to the protein MKTMLTGNEAAAHGARLANVKIISAYPITPQTTIVEKIAEFEANGEIDAKYIRVESEHSAMATCIAAENTGVRTFTATSSHGLALMHEMLMWAAGARLPIVMSVVNRAMGPPWSIWSDQQDTIAQRDTGWMQIYAENNQEVLDSILMAYKIAEDPAVLLPMMVIEDAFILSHTTESIDLPLKKDVLKFLPDYKPEFKLDISNPAGFGSLVMPDGPFMEFRHKSEIALEQAKTIIKKVDLEFKEQFGRSYGGLVENYMTEDAEYIITMLGSTASTAKYVVNKMRSEGKKVGLLKIRSFRPFPVEEIRNTAKNVKVLGVMDKSYTYGHGGALFNEVTSSLYNHKSAIVKNYITGLGGRDITPELIEQMFENMIQIGKSGLDKEIEWVNLNIDLEASL
- the porB gene encoding pyruvate synthase subunit PorB gives rise to the protein MRNLTIPEQELMLPGHTACMGCGATIAMRYVLKALGKDTILSIPACCWAVIPGVYPARALEVPLLYTAFEVTGAAISGIREALNVQGKENINVVGFAGDGGTADIGIQSLSGAVERGHNVFYIMYDNEAYMNTGIQRSSETPYGAWTTTTQIGKLRDWKKEQKKDMVAIMVAHHIPYVATASIGYPEDMIKKLQKAKDIEGPKFFHIFASCPTGWKSPPAKSVEIAKLAVETKIFPLYEVVNGVYNITYKPQKKVDIKKYLELQGRFRHLTDEDINEIQNIAEKNYEQLLEKEKWTNSKL
- the iorA gene encoding indolepyruvate ferredoxin oxidoreductase subunit alpha, whose protein sequence is MPYNYLYEDNVNKTYFILSNEAIVRGALESGVDIVATYPGTPTSEIGDIFSKIAKDAGVYFEYSTNESVALGVAAAASSSGLRAMAFMKHVGLNVASDFLMTTAYIGAKGGFVIITGDDPSMHSSQNEQDNRHYAELAHLPLIEPSSPQEAKDFLKQAFDISESLKLPVLFRTTTRVNHLRGQVTFGALRKNKKKSEFIKDPESLVPLPSNAYKMRKSLEEKNKEALKYSNDSTLNKIEDAQSEYGAITSGAGYNVLKDVITDNSINIKLLKLGFTRPVPDALILKFIKSVKKLIIVEELDPYLEKEVRTLAQLNGVDIEIFGKMNGYFPSMYEYNSDVVYSGIAKALNLKTLENPKFEADLNIPSRPPVLCPGCPHRATYYATKTALKQLRINNAIVSSDIGCYTLGIQKPYELADFLLAMGSSISAATGFAKATDQPVISFIGDSTFFHNGIPGLINAVHNKSNLLLIILDNRTTAMTGHQSNPGMPIDGMNQQAPELSIENIVKAIGVEFVKVVDPYDLKTMTKAIREGLEYPKTSVIIAKRECALLMDARNRKNSTWTTYHINQDKCTQCMNCVSHFSCPAIFTENGKVYINATLCDGCGVCAEPQVCGFKAIEVSKSD
- a CDS encoding indolepyruvate oxidoreductase subunit beta, coding for MTNLSILFAGVGGEGVVTTGAVLGDTLTRKGIKVVMSEVHGMAQRGGIVTVEMKVGACNSPIIGIGKADIIVGFEPIETYRVLNKGNKDTKIIMNSSRIVPFTVSVGESEYPDFDKIVENIKKYFNSLYIIDAESLAIKAGNSIVENIVLLGALTALNIIPVNKEDVMESIKTAFSNKRYESMNITAFELGYNFIKAH
- a CDS encoding NAD(P)/FAD-dependent oxidoreductase, which produces MEDIIIIGGGPSGLKLASIVGRYINTTILEEHYEIGRPSHCTGLFSKPVFEMASAKAVTNRVRGAIIKLDDLEFSITKKEDVAYVVERSDFDKNMAYEAINNNAKLQLGARVKEIIKSNNRTIVKYRKDGNLKELEGAVIVGADGYASMVRRYMNQSVPKFLGGIQLRVSGASIDDDYVKILIGSDIAPGFFGWIVPEGEKMAKVGLATDKGYAVQFLKKILKDETLKNARILAVEGGVIPIGTVKNMVFENLMLIGDAAGFVKATSGGGVYMGLKSSINASKVILNHFKDSSYSLTNFEKLNAKLLKELKIDLKIHNIYSSFSDSELKDLFTILSKRENVEIIEKYGDIDYPSKVAFALLKRNLALLKYGSRLLKK
- a CDS encoding MarC family protein; the protein is MDIVDQFLHIFIPIFVIVDPFASVALFISLTAGLPKPATDKIIKESVLWGFLILLVFALIGSYILDFFGISIEALMIAGGLLMLIVGIEMVREGDKPRATRKGQEEEEIGDIGIVPLATPMLAGPGAISLMIILVANYDLWIVLISTILVFLIVFLFFKFSSMVYSVLGMKGARAFTRVMGLLVAAFAMQYILNGIGIWYIHL
- the folP gene encoding dihydropteroate synthase, with the protein product MFNAHVKVLTGSKIDTEMEKIKVAREGIEIMKPKAQFFIVKLEQVPIKDAIILKQESLSCGCDAALAWNVVSLKAEFTDALVFGSGKELELLIKKMKKQPFNGKKIAEEIEVAVSNFQKSEYQISTVSKVIKIPYRRVMGILNITPDSFSDGGKYIDPDHALERAKEIEREGADILDIGAESTKPYSKPISIEEELNRLMPVLEAIRDQIKIPISIDTYKWQVADKALKLGADIINDVYGLKDEAMLKVIKDFGAGVVIMHMKGTPQTMQNAPHYDDLISEISRFLKDRATTAIMNGIEPEKIMIDPGIGFGKTVEHNLSILNNLQDLKSLGFPIVVGTSKKGFIGEITGTPVERRMMGSLATALIAMHNGASVIRAHDVKETKEIIKIFESVTAEKKYS